From one Suricata suricatta isolate VVHF042 chromosome 8, meerkat_22Aug2017_6uvM2_HiC, whole genome shotgun sequence genomic stretch:
- the DCUN1D3 gene encoding DCN1-like protein 3 isoform X2 — protein MGQCVTKCKNPSSTLGSKNGDRDPSSKSHSRRSAGHREEQPPVCGKPGGDILVNGTKKAEAVTESCQLPASFGDAGREPKSNAEESSLQRLEELFRRYKDEREDAILEEGMERFCNDLCVDPTEFRVLLLAWKFQAATMCKFTRKEFFDGCKAISADSIDGICARFPSLLTEAKQEDKFKDLYRFTFQFGLDSEEGQRSLHREIAIALWKLVFTQNNPPVLDQWLNFLTENPSGIKGISRDTWNMFLNFTQVIGPDLSNYSEDEAWPSLFDTFVEWEMERRKREGEGRGALSSGPEGLCPEEQT, from the exons ATGGGCCAGTGTGTCACCAAGTGCAAGAATCCCTCATCAACCCTGGGCAGCAAGAACGGAGACCGTGACCCCAGTAGCAAGTCACACAGCAGGCGGAGTGCAGGTCACCGTGAGGAACAGCCACCAGTCTGTGGCAAGCCAGGTGGGGATATCCTTGTCAATGGGACCAAGAAGGCAGAGGCTGTCACCGAATCCTGCCAGCTGCCAGCGTCCTTTGGAGATGCTGGGAGGGAGCCCAAGTCCAATGCTGAGGAGTCTTCCCTGCAGAGGTTGGAAGAACTGTTCAGGCGTTACAAGGACGAGCGGGAAGATGCAATTTTGGAGGAAGGCATGGAGCGCTTTTGCAATGACTTATGTGTTGACCCCACGGAATTTCGAGTGCTGCTCTTGGCTTGGAAGTTCCAGGCTGCAACCATGTGCAAATTCACCAG GAAGGAGTTTTTTGATGGCTGCAAAGCAATAAGTGCAGACAGCATTGATGGGATCTGTGCACGGTTCCCTAGCCTCTTAACAGAAGCCAAACAAGAGGATAAATTCAAGGATCTCTACCGGTTTACATTTCAGTTTGGCCTGGACTCTGAAGAAGGGCAGCGGTCACTGCATCGGGAAATAGCCATTGCCCTGTGGAAACTAGTCTTTACCCAGAACAATCCTCCAGTATTGGACCAGTGGCTAAATTTCCTAACGGAGAACCCCTCGGGGATCAAGGGCATCTCCCGGGACACTTGGAACATGTTCCTTAACTTCACTCAGGTGATTGGCCCAGATCTCAGCAACTACAGTGAAGATGAGGCCTGGCCAAGTCTCTTCGATACCTTTGTGGAGTGGGAGATGGAgcgaaggaaaagagaaggggaagggagaggtgcACTCAGCTCAGGGCCCGAGGGCTTGTGTCCCGAGGAGCAGACTTAG
- the DCUN1D3 gene encoding DCN1-like protein 3 isoform X1: MGQCVTKCKNPSSTLGSKNGDRDPSSKSHSRRSAGHREEQPPVCGKPGGDILVNGTKKAEAVTESCQLPASFGDAGREPKSNAEESSLQRLEELFRRYKDEREDAILEEGMERFCNDLCVDPTEFRVLLLAWKFQAATMCKFTRCCECHAGEHLWCLPLSLYEASCPFRLCVYVPQPARTPERTAGPSDRAVVVRIAMVMHPSRGCLWRRRSRVTSRKEFFDGCKAISADSIDGICARFPSLLTEAKQEDKFKDLYRFTFQFGLDSEEGQRSLHREIAIALWKLVFTQNNPPVLDQWLNFLTENPSGIKGISRDTWNMFLNFTQVIGPDLSNYSEDEAWPSLFDTFVEWEMERRKREGEGRGALSSGPEGLCPEEQT, from the exons ATGGGCCAGTGTGTCACCAAGTGCAAGAATCCCTCATCAACCCTGGGCAGCAAGAACGGAGACCGTGACCCCAGTAGCAAGTCACACAGCAGGCGGAGTGCAGGTCACCGTGAGGAACAGCCACCAGTCTGTGGCAAGCCAGGTGGGGATATCCTTGTCAATGGGACCAAGAAGGCAGAGGCTGTCACCGAATCCTGCCAGCTGCCAGCGTCCTTTGGAGATGCTGGGAGGGAGCCCAAGTCCAATGCTGAGGAGTCTTCCCTGCAGAGGTTGGAAGAACTGTTCAGGCGTTACAAGGACGAGCGGGAAGATGCAATTTTGGAGGAAGGCATGGAGCGCTTTTGCAATGACTTATGTGTTGACCCCACGGAATTTCGAGTGCTGCTCTTGGCTTGGAAGTTCCAGGCTGCAACCATGTGCAAATTCACCAG GTGCTGTGAGTGCCACGCCGGGGAGCACCTTTGGTGTCTGCCTCTGTCACTATATGAAGCCAGTTGCCCCTTCCGGCTCTGCGTATATGTCCCTCAGCCAGCACGCACACCAGAAAGGACTGCGGGCCCCAGTGACCGAGCAGTAGTTGTGCGCATTGCCATGGTCATGCATCCCAGTAGAGGTTGTTtgtggagaaggaggagcaggGTCACCTCAAG GAAGGAGTTTTTTGATGGCTGCAAAGCAATAAGTGCAGACAGCATTGATGGGATCTGTGCACGGTTCCCTAGCCTCTTAACAGAAGCCAAACAAGAGGATAAATTCAAGGATCTCTACCGGTTTACATTTCAGTTTGGCCTGGACTCTGAAGAAGGGCAGCGGTCACTGCATCGGGAAATAGCCATTGCCCTGTGGAAACTAGTCTTTACCCAGAACAATCCTCCAGTATTGGACCAGTGGCTAAATTTCCTAACGGAGAACCCCTCGGGGATCAAGGGCATCTCCCGGGACACTTGGAACATGTTCCTTAACTTCACTCAGGTGATTGGCCCAGATCTCAGCAACTACAGTGAAGATGAGGCCTGGCCAAGTCTCTTCGATACCTTTGTGGAGTGGGAGATGGAgcgaaggaaaagagaaggggaagggagaggtgcACTCAGCTCAGGGCCCGAGGGCTTGTGTCCCGAGGAGCAGACTTAG